The Phaseolus vulgaris cultivar G19833 chromosome 5, P. vulgaris v2.0, whole genome shotgun sequence genomic interval AGCTGACCCTCAGTGCATTGCCTCTTGAAGATCAAGGCCTCATCTGCCAGAAACTCACTGTAGAAACGATTCGTATAAGCTAAAGGAAAGAAGTGTTAACCTGATGGAAAAAGTGAAgcaaataatataaagaaagcACTCACCAAATACGCTCAGCCATCAGCAATGGTTCCCATCTTGGACTCCATGGATATTCAGACAATAGCCGTGACTTCAAAGGTGCCATTTGTGAATTAAAATGCTGCAATAAGCACATAAACAAATCACTTGTACAGTAGATCATGATTCCGTCACAAACATACATTTTTGTTCTACTATCCTCATTCGGAGATCCCCCTAACAAAATAATTTGGGAGGAGATAAATATaatacaattaaattaaaagaatgttTCCATGTTAACCCATTTAGAGTACAGTACTTCTTCTTTGAATAAAACGAGCATACTAGTTTCCAGCACATTATCCATACTTTCGAAATAGATTATAGACCTTTTCCTCTGTCTCCAGCAAAAGATGTATGGGATATAAAAACTATACCATACAATTAGGTCACCAGATTTCTGTACATTAACATCGTAACTGAAATAATTCAGTGTAATTTGATATTGCAAAACCACTAGGATTGGTCTCCCTGTGGGGGGTAGGATGGATGCATGAAGACTTATGTTCAACACTCAATGTCATCACACCAAAACGAAATGACATTTTACCGGTCAAATTCACTCCTACACAGTAAATAATTATCAATCTTAAGTTCTCAAGCAAAGAGATGTAGGAAAGTTGAAACAAATATAACCTGTGAACTTTGAAACATAAAAGCCGGCTGTTGCTTTGGAAATTGAGTTGGAATCAGGAAGTGTACCTAGGTAAACAAAAGCATCAGAATTTTGGTCAAGTGCAATATCAGTTatgaaatgtaaaaaataaaattcatacaAGATATCAGCATCAGCCTCAGAACATAAAACTACTGAACACTTGAAGTATTCAACGTTATAACAAGACTTTGCATGATCAAGACTAAACTGAAAGTTTCTCTCCAGTGGTTTCGGCTCCAGTAAGACTCCTTTACTCCAAGACCACATTTCACCACTGGCCCCTCTTTTAGattgatataaaaaatgaattctAGCCTTATGATCTTGATGAAGAAGTTTACCATTTGGTTTCATTGCGTAGGGGAAGTCCTTTAACATGGTATGTGATGTGAGAATGaagaaaaatgacaaaaaaacaAATGTTTATCCCTTGGTCAAGAGTGGCGCATAGGTTTCTCAGAAAgttcttatcttgagtgtgtaATATCTCAAATCGCAATCCTCCTTCCCTTGCTTATCTAAAAAATGAATGGCACATTGAATTATTCAAAGTTCAAGATTGGTAGCTTCCAAGAGAAGCATTCTTGTTAATTCAGTCGAATTTTGTAGATTGATATAGTTGGTCCACAATGAAGAGAAAACCCCATCAGGGGGTTTCCATCAACATGTCAGCTTTACTACCTTCATGGATTTGAACAGACACCACAAACCTAGTTCAATCATTCTCACACACTTCTGTACATCAATTTGGGATGTTTGCAATAATGGCAACCAGTCTGCCTTGTATAACCATTCATCTCAGGGAGGCATTTACCTCATAAAGTATGTGGACGATATTGTTATCACAGTAAGCTCCAATGCTTCCTAGGTACCGAAGTTCCTCAATCCTAGGATGGGTAGGTGATGTCATGGATCCTAAAGTGAAACTACTACAATCGAGGGGAGTCATTACTGAATCCTAAAGTCAAACTCTTGAGTTAGTGTAATGAGTCAGTTTTTGAACTTTCCATACCAAAGGCCTTGGGATGCAATAATTGCGATATTGAAATATATTAACAGTTTTCCAAACAAAGGTCTAATTTGTGAAGATAGAAGACATGCCCAAATATACTCAGATGCTAACTAGGCAGGTTTACCCGACAATAGGCAATCCACCTCTGAGTACTGTGTTGATTACAGGAAACTTAGTATTTTGGAAAAGAGATAAAATGTTATTGCAAGATCTAGTGTTCAGGCAGAATTTTTCTTAACATTTTGGAAATAAGAAGTAATATCATCTTGCTGTTTGATGATCATAAATCCACAACTGGCAGGATTTTTTCCAGTTTCCAGGCTAACAGATGGTACAAAGGTTGTCACATCAGTGAAAAAAATAGGGAAATGGATAATTCTAAAACAGGGCCATCAAGTGCACACATTTTAATCAACTTTCTCTTTCGGCCAGCCTAGACTTccatcaaataaaaaagaaagatacAGACAATAGATTTCTGCCCTAACCTAGTCACATGTCATCGATGTCTTTAACTGACAAGTATAACATAAGTTATGCAATAAACTTCATTTGCAAAACACTTTCACTTTTCAAAAGCTTCTTTCAAATGAATACATGATATCATGTCACGAGTGCCATATATTACCAGGAATGTAAAAACACCGGATGCACAAAGAAAAGTTGCCTTCCTGCAAAATACCTAGAAACAGAGAAATCAGAAGTTagcaataaatataaaaacaaagcAACCCTAGCAAATTTGAGAGAAGGCGTCAAGGGCAGGTACAGGATCGGCTTCAACTGGCCTTCCAAACGGAATGGCTAAGGCTTCAATGAAGTGCCTCCTAACTTCAATTAATGAAACAGCATCTAAGACCTAAGTACAaagaatatttaattatttataacagTTTTAACATAAATGAGGATGTTCATTAAGcacttataataaaaaaacagacACAGTAAAGATAATGTCAGCTAACCTGTTTCCCAAGATATTCTTCCAGATTTGGAAGATATTCTGCCAAACACCTTTGCAAAATAGATCAATTAAAAGcaagaatattataaaaaaaaaaaaaaactatctcAATCTTGAATATGCGTCCATGCAGCacaaatacaataataaaaaattgaaatgctTACATCCCATCCAACCAAGGAGGTAGCTTGACATCATCAATGGAAAAAACGGCTTTCAGCTCAGGAGAAGATACCAACTTCAGACGAGGAGCTGAAGGTAATGACGTATATTTTCTTCCAACAGGATATTCAACCTAGGTTTAACACATCATAAGCTGTTTGTCCTAAAGCAAGTGAAAACTTCAAAAGAATATTTAAAGAGTGAAACAAAAGCAACCTGTAAGTATATCTTCTGCGAATATCTCCAGGGACAGCAAGACACCATCTTGTTTATGTTCATGTCCAGTAGGGGCACAGCAAATTTAACCTCCTCTAACTATACTAAAATGTAAAGTCACAGAAGTAAACAAAATTGGCCAAAGGCTACATGAATTTGGTCATCCATAGATCATCAAAACATTAGCACAGTTTTTTCTAAAGGAATACCTTCTCAGCACTACAGCTCATATGCATTTCTATTCCCTGCAGCAGAACAATCAATCAAGCAAAAGGTCAACTCCACGcattaaacaaaatataatccCTTATTCTTTCATAGACTTCCAGTCTTTAACCTAAAAACAGGCTTTAAACATGAAATGAAATTTCGCCACAGAAACCCAAATTTCTGAACATTGGCAAACGATGAAACtaaaactgaaaataaaataaaacaaaacaaaatttaccTCCCTGGACAAGATAGTGCTGATTTCGAATTTCAAGCGGTCATCGTCAACCTCTTCAACGCGCTTCCTCTGGTACAGCACATACTGATCCCTGTTAAACAGCGAATCATCCCGTCACAACAAAAAAAACCACAATCAGCATCacaagaagagaagaaaaaagacCTCAAGAACTGAATGAGGGTCAAGAGACGCGAGGGGTCTTTGTGGTTCCAATCCGACAAACAGTTGGAGTTCGATTCGGGGGAAGG includes:
- the LOC137834753 gene encoding uncharacterized protein, with product MAAPPENVPSFIAAQLSHLLSHFRLTLQVEQMWSGDKFNTGPLDRFTLLIPYCLDFIKWDVVFDAESPNAAPDVIFGPEDDRFHPFHMLPSPESNSNCLSDWNHKDPSRLLTLIQFLRDQYVLYQRKRVEEVDDDRLKFEISTILSREGIEMHMSCSAEKLEEVKFAVPLLDMNINKMVSCCPWRYSQKIYLQVEYPVGRKYTSLPSAPRLKLVSSPELKAVFSIDDVKLPPWLDGMCLAEYLPNLEEYLGKQVLDAVSLIEVRRHFIEALAIPFGRPVEADPVFCRKATFLCASGVFTFLVHFLIPTQFPKQQPAFMFQSSQHFNSQMAPLKSRLLSEYPWSPRWEPLLMAERICEFLADEALIFKRQCTEGQLQQ